Genomic window (Megamonas funiformis):
AAATACAAATATAGTACCAACTATAAAGAATAAACCTGCATTTTCAATACCTACTTCACTAGTCATCATTGCAATAAAAGTATTTACACTGCCATATGCTGCACCAAATAAAATTGTCAATATTGAAGGTATTCCTGTACCATATTCACACAACTTATGACGGATAGACATATGCTTTTTCTCAGTTGGTAAAGGAGCTTCTTTCGCATTACATAATTTTGCACTAACAGCAGACAAAAAGGTAACTATCATTGAAGTAAAAAATAATATATTTGCACTAAAATCAGTCAATAACATAACACCCAAAGCAGGAGCTACAGCCATAGCCACTGTACTGCCAAGACCAAAATAACCAATGCCTTCTCCACGTCTTTGAGCTGGAATTACATCAGCAACCAAAGCAGCTGCAAAAGTCGTACTAAGACCAAAACCTATACCATGTAAAATACGTGCTGCTATCAAAGAATAAACTGATGTAAACATATCATAGCTCAAAGTAGCTAAAAAAGAACAAAGCAAACCTAAATATAAACATTTCTTCTTACCAAATTTACGCACACCTGCATCTGTAAATAAACGAATAAATATTGCAGAAAAACCAAAAATTCCTGTTATAATTCCAATTTCTGCACCACTAGCTCCAATTGACGCAGCATATAGTGGTAAAGTAGGTAATAAAAAATGAAAACCTGCAAATAATAATCCATTAGCACCAACTAAAGTTATAAAATTTCTTGTCCATAATTTTATATTTGACATTTTACCCTTCCTTTCAATAATCCTCATGAATTAACTAGTTAACTAATAAGCTATATTTATAATTAACTAGTTAATTATAAGACAATATTTAATATAAACTTTATGATTTAACATGTCAATATATCTTGAAAATGTTTATTTTATAAAATATTTTAAAATCTTCTAAATACAATAAAAACAGTATTTTAAAAATATAAAATACTGTTTAAAGTTCATTACTCTATTTGTTCTGCACAATATTGGCTATAACTAACAAACCACATTTCTACTGCTAAGAAAAAACCTAACATAGACTTATATTCAAAATCTACAGTAGCTGGCAAATCTATAGGCGTAACATATATATTTTCTGTGCTGAGTGTTGCTAATGTATTACTTTTTAATTTTGTCAAAGAAATAATAGGAATTTTTTGTAAATATAATTTTTGTGCTACATCTACTACTTTTTTAGACTCACCACTTAAAGAAATAATAATAAATAAATCATTTTCTGTTATATTTTTTAAAATAATTCCTATTTCATCAGGACCTTTTATCTCATAAACTAAAACATTACAATTAACAAATAAACGTGATATTTCACTAGCAACATTTTTCTGTACATGACCTGAAGCATAGACAAATATTCTTTTAGCATTATGTAATAATTTATTTAATCTTGTGAAATCTTGTTTTGCTATTTCTTCCCCTACATTTTTGCATAAATTTACTGTTGCTTCAGCAATATCCATTGATGGCTTTTCTCTCGCTTGAC
Coding sequences:
- a CDS encoding MFS transporter translates to MSNIKLWTRNFITLVGANGLLFAGFHFLLPTLPLYAASIGASGAEIGIITGIFGFSAIFIRLFTDAGVRKFGKKKCLYLGLLCSFLATLSYDMFTSVYSLIAARILHGIGFGLSTTFAAALVADVIPAQRRGEGIGYFGLGSTVAMAVAPALGVMLLTDFSANILFFTSMIVTFLSAVSAKLCNAKEAPLPTEKKHMSIRHKLCEYGTGIPSILTILFGAAYGSVNTFIAMMTSEVGIENAGLFFIVGTIFVFISRPFGGRIFDSKGGFWVILPGGILYLIGLGILVSAQSLTVLLVASVFYGFGGGLLLPSLMTWMLNVVTPDRRSGASATFYNMLDIGTSSGIILLGSVAGSIGYVNMYYYVIGVMVIFIAFFMFNHFVLQKKVKKQNQQEELA
- a CDS encoding MurR/RpiR family transcriptional regulator codes for the protein MTLEELVNSKLDKLNPTDLIVWRYIYAHKKECCYISIYDIADNCNVSRTTVLRFAKKLGLDGFSDLKMMLKMEISQAREKPSMDIAEATVNLCKNVGEEIAKQDFTRLNKLLHNAKRIFVYASGHVQKNVASEISRLFVNCNVLVYEIKGPDEIGIILKNITENDLFIIISLSGESKKVVDVAQKLYLQKIPIISLTKLKSNTLATLSTENIYVTPIDLPATVDFEYKSMLGFFLAVEMWFVSYSQYCAEQIE